The following nucleotide sequence is from Harmonia axyridis chromosome 5, icHarAxyr1.1, whole genome shotgun sequence.
ccacatgagttagggatattgactcaaattgcaaaaaaatatagtttaaatgagatgaaaattcatattaatatgatttcaagttgagGGAAACATAATTAATTTCagcctgtaggtctgcagcgtaaacagggtggttaagaaaaatctAGTAAAATgacgaaattttattctcagagaattcaagcattttaagactatcaatacaatgtatggcctgcacgggcatcaataacagcttgacatcttctttgcatactacacacgaagttgttgaacatttcttgaggaatttggttccataaacggggcagaagctctttcagatcatttaaggattctggggtaggttgatgattatctaatcttctttggagcatatcccatgcatgttctggtgagtgcggaggtattaataaatgtggaataccaagctcctcgcgcgcattctcaactatggctgcacggtgcggtctagcgttatcgtctagaaattgaaaagtttcaccaatagcagcgtgaaaatttggcacaaaattttcaatgacatgctccctaaagtgtaaggcggtcatattcccaggacaaatgtgtagatctCTGCGtccgttgaaacatatcccggcccataccataacactaccccctcggaatggatggacttcttggacatagcgacgattacTGCGTATGCAtgggattgtccatacccttattcttcgagaatctgaaaatcgtccatatcaggattcatcagtgaataggacactacgccaatgatcgttccaattgatatgttgccctgcccattccagtctttgacgcttatggtcacgtgttaatggaaTTCCTCTTAATGGACGTTTAGAACCTggattcacctctctcaaacgtcgtctgatggtttcgatgaaaacttggaccccatctgcattttgaagagtattccgtagcattctacaTGTAGATGTAGGATTTCTCGTCGGAACagtgatgaaacgatcctgagcaggtTTCCAACAgggaacctgtctccctgaacctattccaaagtcgagatatcacactttggctgacttggagcctttctGCTACAAAaacctgagttaggccaccctgtagcatttcgatagccctattagcctcagcgtttgttaatttacgtcttggcattttcagaaaactcgtttcaaatcgaagccgttgataaactgactccatttcaaaataagaacattcatgaagcatatgcaaagaaccaaacttcagaaaaaaggtgaccagattgacgaaatgtctcatactgattttaATTGGATCGTTTCAAGTTGTTaacgagttttaaatgattttacagcgattttctcgaagattacatacttttcaaaacgattgaatacgatatccctaactcttgtggagcaATACAAtggcaatttgaatgaaacacaataaattgtataacacagcccagacaattattcgatgcgaattactcagttcagttttttgataactacagtattgaaattatgtaacgagaatgatacaaaaacctgaaaagaacaggtaagtgtataccgaagacgaatgcaaaaatcacagatgacaTGACAAGTGAGGGCGACGCGAACAAAGCGgctagataaaggaaaataataaacatcggacatagacgtgctcgtagtgcaataagaCTACTCaacttgaaagcgataataaactcataaacttaaaagggtccgattttttactgccgtgtcgatttcaaaggaaagtaaataaaataattattgattcatttttttttcgtctttgcgggaattatgaaattttataatttgaggatcttggggggtaattacccccagtacgcCCTTGTGAATACAATTCAATTAACCCTATCAGGtgtaaattaataataaattaattttaaaaaagcACTATTTTGATAATCATTCAAATGTAAATAACACCAGAAGAATGCATCCATATATCTCTTCGGTTCATTCTTTGTTTAACTGCATACCAACATTCAGAAGCTATATGGTGATTGGTCTTTCGGGAAAgctctttataatttttttacaacATTAGCCATAcaatatagaaaaattttatagttcatgtGAAGATTGTgtccaaaatttaaaatttctcatttttgaatGACCTATTTTCTTTTATAATCTGTATAtgaaaaaccaataaattattattgatgctCAAGAAACTATAGATTTTTTACCGTGTTGGCAAATCTGAAAATGCGTTCCTTTTGAGAAGCATGGACAAGGTAGAGTCCATTTGAAGGGATTATCCCTTTTTGATTTAACACTTCTTACCTCACTTTttatatgtaaagggtgtttttttagagctatagaactttaaattgcaataaaacaacgatggattattcgattgacatgaattttatttatccgcaagataatcttgtggcattacattttaaatatgatttttggcatatgaccgccacggctggctcagatgtagtccaatctggacgtccaattttcgatgactttttccaacatttgtgtccgtatatcggcaataacacggcgaatgttgtcttccaaatggtcaagggtttgtggcttatctgcatagaccaattactttacatagccccacagaaagtagtctagcggtgttaaatcacaagatcttggaggccaattcacaggtccaaaacgtgaaattaggcggtcaccaaacgtatcttttaataaatcaaatgtggcacgagctgtgtgacatgttgcgccatcttgttggaaccacagctcctggacatcatggttgttcaattcaggaatgaaaaagttagtaatcatggctctataccgatcaccattgactgtaacgttctggccatcatcgtttttgaagaagtacggaccaatgattccaccagcccataaagcgcaccaaacagtcagtttttctagatgtaacggtgtttcgatatacacttgaggattagcttcactccaaatgcggcagttttgtttgttgacgtagccattcaaccaaaagtgcgcttcatcgctaaacaaaataaaatggacgtagtgcgcgatacgtattccgcacagaaccattattttcgaaataaaattgcactatttgcaagcgttgttcaggcgtgagtctattcatgatgaattgccaaaccaaactgagaataaatcacttgacagctgttaaatcggtcgccatcttaaagttatatacctcgaaaaaaaacacccgttataatatgCACTTTAGTAAAAAATCCTGACCTGTTTTCTGGAAATATCCAAGATTTGAACTACTCCATAATATTCCGACCATAAGGTTTTCCTCCACTGAACATTCTGCTTTTGAGACAATGGAACTAATACGAAATTACCAAAGAGAATATCTCCATAACTAACTCCCTGATACTGCTCCAACATCTGGTTATAAAAATCTTGGAAATTTTTCAATCCTGAAAATTGTTATAATTTCAGTAACATGTTAAAAAATAACATAAACACATACCTTTGATTGGTTTATTAAAATCCaatttcttttcaaacttggaaagaatatttttcaagCATAATTCTAGAAGCTGATGAATCTCCTGATTTAAAAATAATACATCGCTGCCCAAAAATACACAAGCTAGCCTACAGAATCTATCAGTTGGACTGACTGCTAGCACTAAACTTGGAAAATACATTTCATATATTAAAACCCATCTTAAACAATTCGTCACTATAAATGTTTGTTGCTGCTCTGAAAGtacattatttttctcttgttgGTTGGAATATAGAATTAAAATCGGAGTGTAAACCCAATCTACAGGTATCACATTTCCTATACCAATATCTAGACAGAAACTTTGTGGAGAATCTCTTTTCTGTAAATCAGGAATAATCAAAAACAAACCACTACTTCATCAAGACAAATATTAACCTCTGAAAGTCCCAATACTTTGAAATAAACATGTTTGATAGCATCTAAGTTCTTCAGAgaaatttctaaattttcattccTTTCATATAAATTGAGATTACTGAGCAAGATTTCACTTGGGTAGAACTTTGtgcagaatattattttttccattaaatatttgatttcttcttTCTGATCCTCGTTGAAAATACATAGGGATTTGACAGCAACAGCATAAAAATTTGCAGTGTCAATTTCCTTGCATAAATCAACAGATATCTTCAATAAGTTAAGAATAAGCTGGCTTTCAATTCTTGTGAACCAATGACTAGTAAGAAACAATGATTGTTGATGTGCTAGAGCCTCGATGTAAGATTTTATAGTATTGTTTTCCAAAAAAGacaatttcaactgaaaatatgtaaatgaatagaaaataataataaatatagaaaaaacaaaatatttttccacaatCAACTTACAAACATAGAATCACAACCAGATAAAAACTGTGAAAGTGCTCTAATAAATGGAAAACAGCTTGTTGTCTGTAAAATAGGTATTACATGCTCAGAAGCATACCATGCAGATGTTTGTAATGTTTTCAGATTAGCACTAAAAGGCTGTGGatcataattattcaataacatggaacagttcctgaaaaatattatttcgaaaCACATAGGAAAAATAATTGGATACACTTACTTAATCTCTAGAACACTTTCAGCGAAGCCCttagatttcaataaatttgcaaCACTTTCCTCGATTTGTCTGGTGAGTTTGGAGTATCGATAAATTTTTGAACTTAAAATCATGAGTgaagaaataatttgtgacTGTCCAGACTGAAAATAAAATAGTATGAATTcttcattaaaatatataatttttatctagaaaaactattttttataGTCATTATGTCGAACAATAAACATTGGAAATCATTTATGGAGAAATAAGATGCTGAAGGCTATCACCTAATGAAAGATTGTTCGACAGAATTGTAAAATCACGGAGCACTGCTTATAATAGTGTATAACAACTTTCGTTATTTGTCTTCATGTTTTATTGATTGTATATATTGATTGTGTTATTAATGTCCGAAATATTCATGAACAAAACacataacctcaaaaataaCTTCAAGGTTTGCAATTCTGTACGTATAGCACCTTTGTGTCAATTGTCAATTTGTCGGAAAAGCGAATATTCACTAACCTTAAAATCACTGATTCTTTGAAACTGGGTACTCCACTTTTTCAAGGCGACCAGATAAAGTTGATCAAATTTAGACACAATGGAAGGttttaaaatgataaattcTCCAAGGAGAGACAACATGGCTGCGCAATGCGCTTCTCTGATAAACGttgttttttcatcaatatctgTCTGTTTAATATGATAATCCAAGTACTTCAAGAGTATTGATATCAAGGTtctaaaataatattaaaataaagaaaaaagaattaaGATGATGTctaaaaaatttagaataataGTTTCTACTTACTCATGGTAATCCAAAGTTAATCCATATTTAAGAAGTATTTTCCAAAGATGAAAGCATTCAGTTTGTAATTTTATTCCTGAAGCATTTCCCCCGAATATTTCATCTTGAAGGTATCTCGATATTGCTTCTACAATAttatatctgaaaatatattgGAAATAACCAAAAAATTATCAGATCCTGTTTGCACTGAAATACATTCAACTGAATTTAAATGATGCTAATTTTAAACTCACTCATTCACAAATTTATTAGCTAAGATTTCGTTTCTTGCAGTTAATACTCTCACCAGTTTCAGAGCTTGCAAAACTGGCAAACCATAAGCTGATTCTTGGTGATCTAGAggcaaaaaatagaaaaaaatagttttcacacataaactatagaaaaaattcaatagttGTGGATTAAATAAAGCGAGCTCTATTGTTGGTATTACTgttgaaaaatatgtatatttcatCGAAGATCTCTTTCGTGtaataagaataaaatttttatttgaactcaCTATAAGTATAATTCTCTGGAATGAAGTTTTTCACAATTGATGATACAAGATCTTCACACATAAACATTGTGGATACAACGAAATTAGAATCTCTACTCAATCTTATTAGAATTTCTAGGCAATAAACTATTGTTTCCAATGTTGGTCTCAttgtatttataatatatctgaaaacaaaaagaagCATTCATTGaaacatcaatattttttttaggtaCTATTGCCCACCTGATCCTTGTATATATTCCAGTTCTCACCAAAcatttaattaaattattttctgcTAATTGTTGATCATTCACCCTATCATCATCCTTTTCTTCATTATCTACAGGTAAAACAGGCATCTTAACATCAAACCCAAAACCTAAAAGACAATCTAGATATGTTTCATCTGAATAGTTGAAAATCAAGCATCTCATTGCTTTGATTCCTGCATTGAGTACTCCAGGTGTATTATCATCCAAACAGAATCGAATCAAGAAGAATACTTGTTCTATAGGTATTTCTAGAACGTCTTGATAAACTCCAGAAGAATAAAGAGAAAGGATATTTGCAATGGAATTGAGTGCAATAATTTTCTGTTGTGTTATATTTGACCTAAAAAATTAgtgatatttcaataattgctaTAAGCaggaatgtttttattttatcaatttaattcatttatacaaaattaaaatttcatcgACTGAAATTAAAAGCAAACTGAAAAtactataaggtgtgtgaataagtctttcccgttttttttcaaattttcagtctttattgtgaaaaaatggttacaaatgaattattggccatcgctagctacaacttttccccatctttctggcaacatacgaatcccgttgcgaaaaaattcgacctgtttggcctctatccagtcatccacccattttttggcttcctcgtaggaatggaagtgctggtcagccaggccatgcgtcatcgatctgaagagatggtaatcagacggagcaatgtctggactatacggcgggtggggtaggacttcccatttgagcgtttctaagtatgttttcaccggctgtgcaacatgtgggcgagcattgtcatgttgcaaaataactttgtcgtgcctgtcggagtattgtggccgtttttctcgcagtgcgcggctcaaacgcatcaattgtcgtcgatagacctcgcctgtgatcctttcattcggtttcagaagcacacctagctggtcccaccatatacagagcatgagcttcgatgatgatgcatggccgggtagtccccatgattttcttcgcttcggattatcgtaacggatccacttttcatcgccagtcacgatacgatgcagaaaaccctttcttttatgtcgctgaagcagctgttcgcaagtgaaaaaacgccgttcgacgtctctcagcttcagttcgtacggcacccaatttccttgcttttggatcattcccatggctttcaaacgcttggaaatggttgttcggtcaactcccaatgcttcagcaagttcttcttgcgtttgacacgaatcttcatcaagcaaagtcgccaattcttgatcttcaaagatttgcggccgcccggaacgctccttgtcttccacgtcgaaatcgccacttttgaagcgtcgaaaccatccgcgaacacttgaatcatcgacacaaccttctccataagcttcctgaagcaaccgatgcgcctcggcagcagatttcttcaaattgaaccaataaagtgaaacttcccgcaaatgacgtcgactcggctcaaatttcgacattttcacgatttcaaaaatttatgatgcgaaaaaatttcaactaatgtgttagtgtggaattgttgaaagatgaataagctttgattatgacatatgtaaccattaaatactcgcacagtattggtggcgccatctcttacaaaaaacgggaaagacttattcacacacctgatagttagttcaaatttaatgaaataaattgaaactttCATGTCATCACTTAGCTCCTTTATTTATTTCTTATACTCATTCATACTTTTGATGAAGATTATTAGTACATACCTGGCTAAAGTGAAAAGTTCTTTGAGAGTATAACCAGGCCGCTCTGGTTCTTCACCATGATGAtacaaaattctatttttctcatttatttcagGTTGTGTAAATGGTAATAACCAACCCTCAAAATCAAATCTAGAACAGAAAAACAAGATgtagatttttttaatttacaagcCTTTCTACTAGTATAATTTTTAGATAAttcattatattgaataaaaatatttgaacttcATTGGATAAAGATGAATTTTAACTTATCTTAAATACATCCCTCTTTTTTCTATCATCTTTTCTTACCTTGCCTCGAAAGCTTTATCCTTATCAATTTTAGGCATTTCAATCTCCTTCATCCAAGCCAATTTATTTGTTTCTAACTGATTGAAATTCAACCACTTATCAGAACCAAGAGTACTTAATATCTCTACTGTCGATTTAATAGAATTTAAATCTATATTCTGACCAGCGTCATTTTGCTGAGTTATAGTTAAATTAGTAGATTTGTtgacattttctttttttctactTTGCAAATATGCTAAAATTGCTGGATTCAGGCCACTCAATAGCCTTTCTTTTTCAGCAAGTATTTCAGACTCAGGCGTTGATTTGAGAATATTTAGATTCTGTTcatggatttcttttttttcattatcactCAAAATTGTACTATGATGAACAAGACCACttccaatattttcattgaaattattacctaCATCTGttgcaattaatttttttttaccagaAATACTTGTTGAAGCAACAGTTGTAGCATCCTCTCCCTTACCATGTTCTTTCATTTCCTGAGCAAATAAACTACCAGAACCTCCACCTACATTAATCTGAAATGAAATTAaacttcaattaaaaaaattaccaagAACATTTCAACTTACATCCCTTCTCTTTGCTCTAGGGAAACCATAAGCATTGCAACGAAGTGGTGGCACTTTATAAGAATCATCCTCATTTTTACGTTTTTCTACAATTGGTCCAACTACAgcattttttggaatatattcaAAAGTATTAACAATTTGTTCCGAAATATCCTCTCCAGTTGATGACGCAGATTCTAGTAAAAAGTAATAAGCAATTAAATATGGATTTTCGCTGTTTTTAATAGTGGAAACCTGAACATATAggtaaaataaattaaatgttCATGAATTACCAATTATATTTGATTTGTcttcatggcgaacaattttagCAGCTGGTTTAATTTTATTCTCCTTaagttttttcataaatttttcttGTTCCTCTAGAATTTTTCGATCTTCTTCTGTTTCTTCATCAATTCTGGATGGTTCagacttattataaattaataatctatccataatgaaatttatcctgttttataaaaaaattatagaattgtTCAGGGTTTCAAAGAAAAACCTGGACACACATGTATGTCATAAGCTGAATAGGTGTTATcttcatataaataatatatattttgaatctatgtagttttcatataaaattaattatgtatctttttttatattaatcacAATAGTTCCTCTTCTCCTAAATCAAAAAGAACAGACTTTAAGTTCGCATTATTACTATTTATCTTATTGGaaagttgttttttttgtttgttttgtaaACTTGTAGGTTAGTTTGGATTTATGTCAAAATAATCTTAGAGCTACTTTAAGATGTAAGCTTAGACCTACTAATATAAACCATTCCAACTAACATTTACAAAAGCTaacttttcgaatatttcgaagTAATAAAATCAGTTACTCTTTAATATTAAACCTAGTACATAGGTACCTAGGAGAGTAAGGATGAaatcatttcttcaaaaaaatattcagaaaggaAATTAATGTGAGAATATTGTTTACTTGAAATTGTGTAAAAGCCAagtttggaattattgaaatatatgagGTAACAATAAACTAGAATCATATTAATctgtttgaaattattaaattagttTTTCTTGTTAAAAATCGAACATAGCTGAACTTGCGCAAAAATGTTTCGATCTCGATGAGTCAAGCGTCAAAAACGTGCAATGCCATCTAAATGCAAATGCGTCAATTTATCAGCCCTTCTCTGCATTTGACAAATcgtaaaaattaataaatttgtaaGTTTTTTTAGTAGATTAAATCCTCATAATAAATCTGAAGTTCCATATTTTATCCTTTTCATTCGTTAGGCGTTTGGCTGTGTTCatcaaaatcattaaaaacgACGGTATCGGCGAATCCAACTGGACTTGGGAGCACAATGGCAGCCAGCGACTCAGCGGGCGACGATTCTTTGTACCCGATCgcagttttaattgatgaacTAAAAAATGAAGACGTTCAGGTAAACAAATCTTATGTGATAAATTTCATTCTGGTGTTTTTTTGGAGGGGAtaaatgttttgttttattgattttgaataccatttatacatttcaaaataactgCCTAAAGAAGTAACTGAAATTAGGTGTGATGTATCTAATTAAATATATTAATGGATTGAGGATGATTACATTCTAAATCGAAATATATTACAGCCTACTACTTCTTATTATCATGAAGATATTCCAGTTAAAATTTTTATGGATTGTTTTCTTGATGTCATTTTCCCTCCTAAACATTACCATACAAGGaagatttcatattttcatcaatTGTTCATATTGGATAataatcattaaatttttttactgCTTTCCTTACTTGCTTGAACATATTACTTTACTTTATaactgaaattttattattcttgcATTACGAATCTGCTTGgtcatgaaaattttaatttttttgtttattttacttACATGATTTTGAACATTATTTGATAgttgattttttgaaaaagtatttttttataatggaCAATTGTAATCATGAAACATGTTATGctcaataattattttgaatatattggaAAATGAATGTAATCATGTTGATAAAGGGATAATTAGTGAGATTTCTTCATTAGTTGTTCTAGTGTAATTTATCAATTAATTCAATCTTAAGGTATTCCAACAAGATTTCAGACgataacttattatattttactTACTCTCTCAAAATCAAATTTcgttgttttttattattgtacAACACTAATGATTTTTATCTGAAAGAGTCTGGTGCCCAGTTAAAGAATTTGTTAGTTTCCTAAGTTGCTATCAATTTTTTGTAAGATTCATAATTCAGAACTTAAAAGCTAAATTTGTGttgagataataaaaataataaacatttaaGTGGATGAATTGATAAATTGATTGACTTCAACTAAACTGCCAGTCTGCACCCG
It contains:
- the LOC123680447 gene encoding RNA polymerase II-associated protein 1 isoform X2 yields the protein MDRLLIYNKSEPSRIDEETEEDRKILEEQEKFMKKLKENKIKPAAKIVRHEDKSNIIESASSTGEDISEQIVNTFEYIPKNAVVGPIVEKRKNEDDSYKVPPLRCNAYGFPRAKRRDINVGGGSGSLFAQEMKEHGKGEDATTVASTSISGKKKLIATDVGNNFNENIGSGLVHHSTILSDNEKKEIHEQNLNILKSTPESEILAEKERLLSGLNPAILAYLQSRKKENVNKSTNLTITQQNDAGQNIDLNSIKSTVEILSTLGSDKWLNFNQLETNKLAWMKEIEMPKIDKDKAFEARFDFEGWLLPFTQPEINEKNRILYHHGEEPERPGYTLKELFTLARSNITQQKIIALNSIANILSLYSSGVYQDVLEIPIEQVFFLIRFCLDDNTPGVLNAGIKAMRCLIFNYSDETYLDCLLGFGFDVKMPVLPVDNEEKDDDRVNDQQLAENNLIKCLVRTGIYTRIRYIINTMRPTLETIVYCLEILIRLSRDSNFVVSTMFMCEDLVSSIVKNFIPENYTYNHQESAYGLPVLQALKLVRVLTARNEILANKFVNEYNIVEAISRYLQDEIFGGNASGIKLQTECFHLWKILLKYGLTLDYHETLISILLKYLDYHIKQTDIDEKTTFIREAHCAAMLSLLGEFIILKPSIVSKFDQLYLVALKKWSTQFQRISDFKSGQSQIISSLMILSSKIYRYSKLTRQIEESVANLLKSKGFAESVLEIKNCSMLLNNYDPQPFSANLKTLQTSAWYASEHVIPILQTTSCFPFIRALSQFLSGCDSMFLKLSFLENNTIKSYIEALAHQQSLFLTSHWFTRIESQLILNLLKISVDLCKEIDTANFYAVAVKSLCIFNEDQKEEIKYLMEKIIFCTKFYPSEILLSNLNLYERNENLEISLKNLDAIKHVYFKVLGLSEKRDSPQSFCLDIGIGNVIPVDWVYTPILILYSNQQEKNNVLSEQQQTFIVTNCLRWVLIYEMYFPSLVLAVSPTDRFCRLACVFLGSDVLFLNQEIHQLLELCLKNILSKFEKKLDFNKPIKGLKNFQDFYNQMLEQYQGVSYGDILFGNFVLVPLSQKQNVQWRKTLWSEYYGVVQILDISRKQLMTSLDNYLQPLEEDESLLKCYKNALSMATVKSTSVLHVIANHHYICRRHKL
- the LOC123680447 gene encoding RNA polymerase II-associated protein 1 isoform X1: MDRLLIYNKSEPSRIDEETEEDRKILEEQEKFMKKLKENKIKPAAKIVRHEDKSNIIESASSTGEDISEQIVNTFEYIPKNAVVGPIVEKRKNEDDSYKVPPLRCNAYGFPRAKRRDINVGGGSGSLFAQEMKEHGKGEDATTVASTSISGKKKLIATDVGNNFNENIGSGLVHHSTILSDNEKKEIHEQNLNILKSTPESEILAEKERLLSGLNPAILAYLQSRKKENVNKSTNLTITQQNDAGQNIDLNSIKSTVEILSTLGSDKWLNFNQLETNKLAWMKEIEMPKIDKDKAFEARFDFEGWLLPFTQPEINEKNRILYHHGEEPERPGYTLKELFTLARSNITQQKIIALNSIANILSLYSSGVYQDVLEIPIEQVFFLIRFCLDDNTPGVLNAGIKAMRCLIFNYSDETYLDCLLGFGFDVKMPVLPVDNEEKDDDRVNDQQLAENNLIKCLVRTGIYTRIRYIINTMRPTLETIVYCLEILIRLSRDSNFVVSTMFMCEDLVSSIVKNFIPENYTYNHQESAYGLPVLQALKLVRVLTARNEILANKFVNEYNIVEAISRYLQDEIFGGNASGIKLQTECFHLWKILLKYGLTLDYHETLISILLKYLDYHIKQTDIDEKTTFIREAHCAAMLSLLGEFIILKPSIVSKFDQLYLVALKKWSTQFQRISDFKSGQSQIISSLMILSSKIYRYSKLTRQIEESVANLLKSKGFAESVLEIKNCSMLLNNYDPQPFSANLKTLQTSAWYASEHVIPILQTTSCFPFIRALSQFLSGCDSMFLKLSFLENNTIKSYIEALAHQQSLFLTSHWFTRIESQLILNLLKISVDLCKEIDTANFYAVAVKSLCIFNEDQKEEIKYLMEKIIFCTKFYPSEILLSNLNLYERNENLEISLKNLDAIKHVYFKVLGLSEKRDSPQSFCLDIGIGNVIPVDWVYTPILILYSNQQEKNNVLSEQQQTFIVTNCLRWVLIYEMYFPSLVLAVSPTDRFCRLACVFLGSDVLFLNQEIHQLLELCLKNILSKFEKKLDFNKPIKGLKNFQDFYNQMLEQYQGVSYGDILFGNFVLVPLSQKQNVQWRKTLWSEYYGVVQILDISRKQLMTSLDNYLQPLEEDESLLKCYKNALSMATVKSTSVLHVIANHHYSEYAKKNRQ